GCGCCCGAGGACCTCGCGGAGAGGCCGACGACGGATCGTCGCCAGCCCGTTTCCTATCCAAGGCGCTTGCGGCAGCCTCTCGTGCTCGGCTTCGTGCGGGTCAACTCGCGTGGCGTCGGGCCCTCGGCGTCGGGCTTCGGGGTGGGAGCTTCGCCTTCGTGCCGGGGCGAACGGGGGCGCCGGGCGTGGCCTCCTTCACGACCCTCTCGGCGAGGTCGCGCACGAAGCGCGCGGCCGGCTCGTCGTCGAGCGCGCTCGGCCAGAGGAGATCGATCGTGCCTGTGACCGGCGAGAAGGGGAGGTCTACCGCGCGGAGCTTCGGCCGCTCGAGGAGGATCCTCGCGGCGACGACGGCGGGCACGGTCGCGAGGAGGGCCGAGCCCTCGACGATGGGGCCGATCGACGCGAAGCTCGCGACCGAGCAGCGAACGGTTCGAGTCTTGCCGAGGGCGTCCTCGACCACGCCCCGGAGATCCGCGTTGTACGACACGATCACGTGCTCGTGCGCGAGGTAGGTGCGCTCGTCGACGGCTCGGGCCCGCGGCGCGATGCGCGCGTGGCGAGGGTCGAAGAGGCAGAGGAACTTGCCTTGCGCGAGCGGCCGGCGTCGGACGCTCTTCGGGAGCTCGTCGGCGACCGTGATCGCGGCGTCGATCCGGCGAGACGCGATCGCCTCGGCGACGGTCCGGAACTGCACCTCGGTGACCACGAGCTGCATCTGGGGGGCCTCGAGCCGGAGGGCGTGGAGGAGCTTCGGCACGACCCAAGCCTCTAGTGCGTCGGACATCCCGAGCCGCGCGGTGGCGCGGCTCGAGCGTGGGTCGAAGGAGGGCGGGCTGAGCGCGGCCTCGACGAGCGCAGTCAGGTGAGGGGTGGCGGCCTCGGCGAGCTTCCTTCCCCGTGGGGAGAGCTCGAGCCCGCGCCCTTTTCGAACGAAGAGGCGAGCCCCGACGGCGCGCGTGAGGCGGGCGAGCGCGGCGCTCACGGCCGGCTGCGTGAGGTAGAGCCGAGCTGCCGCCGCGGTCACGCTCCCCTCGCTCGCGACGACGGCGAACACCCGGAGCAAGTTGAGGTCGAGGTCCCTCCCATAGACGCCGTTCATGTCACTCATCTATCCTATCGACTGGTCGTATGGCGCGCGCGCGTTAGCTTCTTCGCATGACGACGACCAAGAGA
The sequence above is a segment of the Myxococcales bacterium genome. Coding sequences within it:
- a CDS encoding LysR family transcriptional regulator; its protein translation is MNGVYGRDLDLNLLRVFAVVASEGSVTAAAARLYLTQPAVSAALARLTRAVGARLFVRKGRGLELSPRGRKLAEAATPHLTALVEAALSPPSFDPRSSRATARLGMSDALEAWVVPKLLHALRLEAPQMQLVVTEVQFRTVAEAIASRRIDAAITVADELPKSVRRRPLAQGKFLCLFDPRHARIAPRARAVDERTYLAHEHVIVSYNADLRGVVEDALGKTRTVRCSVASFASIGPIVEGSALLATVPAVVAARILLERPKLRAVDLPFSPVTGTIDLLWPSALDDEPAARFVRDLAERVVKEATPGAPVRPGTKAKLPPRSPTPRARRHAS